A stretch of Oncorhynchus mykiss isolate Arlee chromosome 26, USDA_OmykA_1.1, whole genome shotgun sequence DNA encodes these proteins:
- the LOC110506295 gene encoding transmembrane protein 138, producing the protein MCATLDPARSHTQPGRPAFGPEMLQTNNYSLVLLIQLSLLTFDLFVNSFSELLRAAPVVQLVLFIIQDIAILFNLIIILLMLFNTYVFQVGLVSLLLERFRALLLLSALYLTLSISLHSWIMNLRWLKSNRYVWTDGLQVLFVFQRIASVLYYYFYKRTTEYLGDPRLYEDSPWLRDAFANARARQ; encoded by the exons atgtgcgcCACCTTGGATCCTGCTCGGAGCCACACACAGCCCGGGCGCCCAGCCTTCGGCCCGGAGATGCTACAGACCAACAACTACTCCCTGGTGCTGCTGATCCAGCTGAGCTTGTTGACCTTTGACCTGTTTGTCAACTCCTTCAGCGAGCTGCTGAGGGCCGCGCCCGTCGTCCAGCTGGTGCTCTTCAT tatccaGGACATAGCCATCCTGTTTAACCTGATCATCATTCTGCTGATGCTGTTCAACACCTACGTGTTCCAGGTGGGCCTGGTGTCCTTGCTGCTGGAGCGCTTCAGGGCCCTGCTGCTGCTCTCCGCCCTCTACCTGACCCTCAGCATCTCCCTTCACTCCTGGATCATG AATCTACGCTGGCTAAAATCAAACCGCTATGTGTGGACTGATGGTCTCCAAGTGCTTTTTGTCTTCCAAAGAATAG CGTCCGTGTTGTACTACTACTTCTACAAGCGCACCACAGAGTACCTGGGTGACCCTCGGCTCTATGAAGACTCACCTTGGCTCAGAGACGCCTTTGCCAATGCCAGGGCCCGCCAGTGA